CGTCTTATGAACCGTGGCGTAAGCCAGATCCGCATCAATGACCGGCTCCGGACTTCGGGGCCGCCCGGGTTTGCCCGTCGGCGCCGGCGTGACCAGTTCGTGAAACAACTCTCCCAGGACTGTACCGTAATGAAGCAGTTCATCCGAGACAAACAAGGGCTTGCCTTGACAGCGGGCTGTCAAATCCTTCAGCATCCGCCGGGCATCGTCCAATTCGCGCCCGCCAATCCAGAACGTAATCAGCAGACGCGTGGGGGCGTCGATGGCTGTCCAGATCCACGTCCGCCCGTACTGGCCCTCGATGTCTTCGGCACTGCCAGTATTTTTCTTTTTTTTACAAAGGTCCACAGCTCGTCGAGCTGGGTCTCGGTCAATTCTAGCGAGGTTAGAAGGCCGGAGAGCACTCTGGCACAATGCTCGCCGGCCCGTAGAATGACCCGGTTGACCGTGTCTTTGTCCAGTCCCAGCAAGCGTGCGGTGGCTCGCACGCCAACCCCCTCGGCCGCGTGGTGGATAATCTGTCGGATGGTCTCGACCGGAAGATGCAGGCCAAACAGAGCACTGGCCCGGGTGGCGGAAAAGCGCTTGCCGCAGGTGCGGCAGTAAAGCAAGGTGCGGCTTTTGTCCTTGCCATACTTGCCGCGAATGGAGATGTTGCCCTGATCGCGCAGACCGTAATCCTTGCATTGTTCGTTGGGACAGAAACATTGTTCAAGCTCGCTCATAGATTGCCTCCGACGAAAAAATGGAAAATTGAATTCGACCAAGACAATATACTGTGAGTCGGAACTAAATGTCAACCATTTGGGGACATCACCACGAAGTGGCGCACCGTATAAAATGGCCAATGTTGAGCTAATTGTTAGAGGCTTATGCCTCATAATATGTATCCCAGCCAAAACTACATGCACTAGACATGAAGTTATTTAGTTTGTTTTTAATATTGATTGCAGATTGCTGTGATGTGCATATAAAAAATGCCCGTGGGCTATACGGTCTAAATCTTATTGCAAATACTGAGCCGTTTTTTACAATCGCATTTTTAAGATCTTGTGCACGATGTTTTATTTGTGATTCATGTGAACTGTTCATGTTCATATGATGATAAATTACACAAGCATCCTTATTTTTAAACAACTCCATTACTTCTGAATAATATGCGTATTTTCCTGATTTAACTTGATGTAAATTAGGTATGCTCTGTATCTCTAAACCATTATCAGGATCTAGAAAAATAATATTACAGTTTTTTACAGTAGTTACTGCATTTTGTAGCCATTTTAATCGACCATTTCTACGTGCCAACCTAGCCGCATGTGTTTGGCCAGGGGATGTAATGTGAAAATCTAATTCGTCGGCATAATAAACAGTATTGTTAGGAAGCAAGCATAATGACTCGAGTTTCGAGATTGATCTATCAACCGCTACAACATGTGATAGCTTATGGACTAAATCATTATCGCAAGCTTTATAATCGTTGTTATACAAATAATCTATATGCCTTCCATCGCCATTATGTGACTCATCAGGAAACTTATACCAAACAACACCGATTTTGTTTTCTGGCTTTACAAAGACAGATCGCAGCAATGAAAATTTACCAAAGTCCCCTACATCGCCAGCATATCTATCTTGCATTTTTTTGCCTCTATCGTAAAGCTGAGTGTCGCGGCCAATGAGTTTGCCGCGACAGCGCCGCCACGCTTCACCGCGTCCACTCAAGCGCCTGGTGTACGCCCGGCATGGGCGTGATCTTATGGGGTGTAAGTCCCCTGTATGTGAACCTTGTTACTGTCGTGATGACAGGAACATAAATACTAGCCGAAGGCAAGGGCGTTCCCGTGAGGGTTCGTCTGAAGGGCCGCAGGCCATGAGCCGCCAGGCGAAAGCGACCTTCGGGAGCGGTAACCCTCTGTGTCAATGTAAGTGAGACACCTACCCCTCAATAAATTAGTGTAGGGCGGTAGGAGATTTCACGTCATGAAAAACGAAACAAAACTTCAAACTGAATCAAAATCCATGGTTGATAATACACCAGCAAAGGTAGTGAGCATATCGAAGCCGCCGGACCCCGAAGTGCCCGAGAAAAAACCACGACGGCGTTTTACGACGGCCTACAAGCTCCGCATCTTAAAAGAATATGATGCATGTACGAAGCCCGGCACCTTTCAAGCCCTCTACTCCATGATTTCAGACTCCAGGAACCAATGGGGCCTCCCGAGTTCTACGACATATCTCTTTCTGCATGCCACGGCCTGAGGACTCCGGCGGATCTTCACATCCAAGCCATAATGGATGTTCTTGTATTGCCTTCGGCGTACGTTAAAACCCTCGGCATCCGCAATACTCATTTCGAAGCTGTACCAGCACTTCAGGGAGCGCGATCTCCCCTACGGCCTACAGAATACCCTGTGTACGCTTCACCTGTCTTGTTCGCCCACATAACTGCTGATGGGGCTCCGCCACAGGTGCAACACTCGGTACGGGTGGGTGGCTAACCCTTTCCCTACGGGGACTTGCACCCCGTCAGATATGCCGAGCTTTCCTCGGCGCGATAACCTCACCAATCACAGGGGTAAGGCACCGGCAATCCGATACATCTTTCTTGGGCCCGGAAGAGGGGAGGGCACTAGCCGGTTACCCGGGCCACCAGCGCGGCCATGTCCCTGCGAATTTTTTCATATTGACCCTTATTCAGGCCCGCGCCCAGGGCCACGGTTTCGGCCATCTCGGCAGTCAGAAAATCATCTGGCCCGTGGGCATCGGCATTCACCGCCAGCATGGCCCCGGCTGCCAGGGCCAGCCGGGCCACGTGGCCGTTGGTCAGGCAATGGCCCTTGCGGCCGGAGAGTTCGAGGAAAATGCCCTTTTCCGCGGCCAGTTCCGCCTCTTCCGGGGTGATCAACCCGGGGTGGGCCAGGATATCGACGCCTGCCTCAAGCGCGGCCCGGTTGGTGCCCGGCGCCACCGGTTCCACCACGGTCTCGCCGTGGCCCACCACGATCAGGGCCCCCAGTTCCCGGGCCTTTTTTGTTAATTCGGCGAACAGGCCGGGCGGGACATGGGTCAGCTCGATCCCTGGAATCAGCCTGGTCCTTGAGAAGGGATTCAGGGTCTCGGCCGCCCGGATGATCC
The DNA window shown above is from Desulfobacterales bacterium and carries:
- a CDS encoding histidinol phosphate phosphatase domain-containing protein is translated as MIDLHTHSFFSDGELVPAEHLRRVEVLGYEAVAITDHADASNLDFIIPRIIRAAETLNPFSRTRLIPGIELTHVPPGLFAELTKKARELGALIVVGHGETVVEPVAPGTNRAALEAGVDILAHPGLITPEEAELAAEKGIFLELSGRKGHCLTNGHVARLALAAGAMLAVNADAHGPDDFLTAEMAETVALGAGLNKGQYEKIRRDMAALVARVTG